A genomic stretch from Hemibagrus wyckioides isolate EC202008001 linkage group LG18, SWU_Hwy_1.0, whole genome shotgun sequence includes:
- the phpt1 gene encoding 14 kDa phosphohistidine phosphatase has protein sequence MSAEHLAKIPEADIDPNGVFKYVLIRVHSKTDESYVDIVRGYAWAEYHADIYDKVSGELERAGNVDCECIGGGRIRHDSADKKIHVYGYSMGFGRANHAVSTEKLKTRYPDYEITWANEGY, from the exons ATGTCTGCTGAACATCTGGCCAAGATTCCTGAAGCTGATATCGACCCGAACGGCGTGTTTAAATACGTGCTCATAAGAGTTCACAGCAAAACCGACGAGTCGTACGTGGACATAGTGCGCGGCTACGCGTGGGCCGAGTATCACG CTGATATCTATGACAAGGTTTCTGGCGAGCTGGAGAGAGCCGGTAATGTGGACTGCGAGTGTATAGGAGGCGGCAGGATCAGACACGACAGCGCTGATAAAAAGATCCATGTCTACGGCTATTCCATG GGTTTTGGACGAGCCAATCACGCCGTCTCTACAGAAAAACTGAAGACGCGGTACCCAGACTATGAGATCACATGGGCAAATGAAGGCTACTGA
- the mamdc4 gene encoding apical endosomal glycoprotein: MAVSAVNAQAPRTAVLTSPTMKQSSLSCSLHLRYFMWDSSLTVLEDSPLWAEVWTSEGQKALVWRPESSSVHAWREGTIFLGRIPGPFQIQIHSRRQYGGSGDIAIDQLEFKDCALPAPTDTGSCRVGLFQCKQGGCVEKRAVCDGTDDCGDGTDEENCGGYTSCNFEKDLCAWDVRSFSGLKWIRTRQMNISMSNPLRGPGRDHSINSAEGHFLYVTKPNVLKQDWASFQSPPLEPTSSSHPCRMVMYTHQFGGVSGGLSVLVAERQIYPVWERGGSLGDLWVKAEIEFVVNSPFQILFVAAIRDRAYGGIAVDDITLSPECRLANMSVPPEFFPKPPKKPCAETSKICDFNRDCTQGEDEAQCGDFSYEQGIKGWTDTSIGSQGWKIMENTSSSEAFLYVAEAAGQQLTEAQTRTPLLGPSGLACTLQFSYSLTGNNTHIGEVSVMVVDSVLGSLPRLWEFGGRTGENLAESWIKEEVYIGARDHRFQLEFRAHAQTLTSDARIAVKDVHYVNCNPEYIPSTADGLSCNFETDLCGWYQDQMDNYDWSVQNGIDHTTGVGRSLVVDMWDTKLRGLSGRLLSLRQNSLDEHCLLFFYKLYGPQTGALNVKMLFKDGSEQLLWTRFGSHGNVWQKGLCPVPQQIISYQLVFEALRSGFDGQVAIDDVAFVKGPCSLPTMCSFEGQRCGYTNNRDGLWVHQTWDATRIGPKTDHSLETEKGYYMLAHNGVNALPQGSVTTLTSPIRRGVTHTECVYFWYNMGGHNPGTLSVYVKPADGNRILLFSNSLDQGEVWRLGMGNVSCHGDWQLQFEVQGGGGEDTYVAIDDISFSTHSCPTTGNVCDLEHGLCGWSNTQSHHLDQLDWELSNLLSETHYPTPPYDHTLHNEKGHFLFLPHTPRDTATHNAWLLSPHLPPTKGTCLYFWVHQPVADDSKLVVWRLSNRAKTELFSRTGAEETWMHFRLNVTSETEYQIVFEGIKGAKSVLALDDFGYTVGVNCVGEQTDQITSSSPDNTGVIAASAVVAILLMVTLAVLLFLRMRERTNSQRQDSSSPEAHTGLTNDLYETDHVVLPSIYNPEHERGV, translated from the exons ATGGCAGTAAGTGCCGTGAATGCACAAGCTCCTAGAACAGCTGTCCTCACATCTCCCACAATGAAACAGTCCTCCCTGAGCTGTAGCCTTCATCTCCGCTACTTCATGTGGGACTCAA GTTTGACTGTGCTAGAAGACAGCCCTCTTTGGGCAGAGGTGTGGACCTCTGAGGGCCAGAAAGCTCTGGTGTGGAGGCCAGAGAGCTCAAGTGTTCATGCATGGAGGGAAGGCACCATCTTTTTGGGACGCATACCTGGCCCTTTTCAGATCCAGATACACTCACGGCGTCAGTATGGGGGGAGTGGAGACATAGCAATTGATCAGTTGGAGTTCAAGGATTGTGCACTTCCAG CTCCTACGGACACTGGGAGCTGCAGGGTGGGCCTTTTCCAGTGTAAACAGGGAGGCTGTGTAGAAAAACGTGCAGTGTGTGATGGCACAGATGATTGCGGCGATGGAACGGATGAAGAGAACTGCG GAGGATATACGAGTTGTAACTTTGAAAAAGACCTGTGTGCTTGGGACGTAAGATCATTTTCAGGACTTAAGTGGATTCGGACCAGACAGATGAATATCTCAATGTCTAATCCCCTTAGAGGCCCTGGGAGAGACCATTCCATCAATTCTGCTGAAG GTCATTTCCTGTACGTTACCAAACCAAATGTGCTTAAGCAAGATTGGGCATCTTTTCAAAGTCCTCCACTGGAACCTACCAGTAGCTCACATCCTTGCCGT ATGGTGATGTACACACACCAGTTTGGTGGCGTATCAGGGGGCCTATCAGTGCTGGtggcagagagacagatttaCCCAGTGTGGGAGCGTGGGGGCTCACTGGGTGATCTGTGGGTTAAGGCTGAGATAGAGTTTGTAGTTAACAGCCCATTTCAG ATATTGTTTGTTGCTGCTATAAGAGACCGAGCATATGGAGGCATTGCAGTTGATGATATTACACTGTCTCCGGAATGTCGTTTGGCCAACA TGTCAGTCCCACCAGAGTTTTTTCCTAAACCTCCCAAAAAACCCTGTGCAGAAACCAGTAAAATTTGTGACTTTAACAGGGACTGCACACAGGGAGAGGATGAGGCCCAGTGCG GAGACTTTTCATATGAGCAGGGTATCAAGGGTTGGACAGATACCAGTATTGGAAGCCAAGGCTGGAAGATAATGGAAAATACCTCATCTTCAG AGGCGTTCTTATATGTGGCTGAAGCTGCTGGTCAGCAGCTAACAGAAGCTCAAACACGCACCCCTCTACTCGGCCCGTCCGGCCTTGCCTGCACTCTCCAGTTCTCCTACAGTCTCACaggcaacaacacacacatag gtgaAGTGTCTGTAATGGTAGTGGACAGTGTGTTGGGCTCTCTGCCTCGGCTGTGGGAGTTTGGTGGGAGGACCGGTGAAAACCTGGCCGAATCATGGATAAAAGAGGAGGTCTATATTGGTGCCAGAGATCATCGCTTCCAG CTGGAGTTCAGAGCTCATGCTCAAACTCTTACCTCAGACGCAAGAATAGCAGTGAAGGATGTTCATTATGTCAACTGCAACCCAGAGTATATTCCGTCGACTGCTGATG GACTATCGTGTAACTTTGAGACTGACCTATGTGGCTGGTACCAAGATCAAATGGACAACTATGACTGGAGTGTTCAAAATGGCATTGACCACACTACTGGAGTTG GTAGAAGCCTGGTGGTGGATATGTGGGACACGAAATTACGGGGTCTCTCTGGTCGTCTTCTTTCACTCCGCCAGAATTCACTGGATGAGCACTGTCTCTTATTCTTCTACAAACTTTATGGCCCTCAAACAG GTGCCCTCAATGTTAAGATGCTTTTCAAAGATGGCTCAGAGCAGCTGTTATGGACTAGGTTTGGGTCTCACGGAAATGTCTGGCAAAAAGGACTGTGCCCAGTACCTCAACAAATTATTTCATACCAG TTAGTATTTGAAGCATTGCGCTCAGGTTTTGATGGACAGGTGGCTATAGATGACGTGGCATTTGTAAAAGGCCCATGCTCTCTGCCTACTATGTGCTCATTCGAGGGTCAGCGCTGTGGCTACACTAACAATAGAGATGGTCTCTGGGTTCACCAGACGTGGGATGCAACAAGGATTGGCCCTAAGACCGATCACAGTCTTGAGACAGAGAAGG GTTACTACATGCTGGCCCACAACGGTGTGAATGCCCTTCCCCAGGGCAGTGTGACGACTCTGACCTCTCCTATACGCCGTGGTGTGACTCACACTGAGTGTGTCTATTTCTGGTACAACATGGGTGGACATAACCCAG GTacattgagtgtgtatgtaaagCCTGCAGATGGAAACAGGATCCTGCTCTTCTCCAACAGTCTGGATCAGGGAGAAGTCTGGCGCCTTGGCATGGGCAATGTTAGCTGCCATGGAGACTGGCAG TTGCAGTTTGAGGTgcaaggaggaggaggagaagacaCTTATGTTGCTATTGATGACATCAGCTTCTCAACTCACAGCTGTCCTACAACAG GCAATGTATGTGATCTGGAGCATGGTCTATGTGGATGGAGCAACACTCAGAGCCACCATCTGGACCAGTTAGATTGGGAGCTAAGCAACCTgctgtctgaaacacactacCCCACTCCTCCATACGaccacacactgcacaatgagaaag GtcatttccttttccttccaCACACTCCACGGGACACTGCTACCCATAATGCCTGGCTGCTGAGTCCCCATCTTCCCCCCACCAAAGGCACCTGCCTGTATTTTTGGGTTCATCAGCCTGTTGCTG aTGACAGCAAGTTGGTGGTGTGGAGACTCTCCAACAGGGCCAAAACTGAACTTTTTAGCCGCACTGGGGCTGAAGAAACATGGATGCATTTCAGATTAAATGTCACTTCAGAGACTGAGTACCAA ATTGTGTTTGAGGGAATTAAAGGGGCAAAGAGTGTTCTTGCTTTGGATGACTTTGGCTACACTGTTGGGGTCAATTGTGTTGGAGAGCAGACAGACCAGATAA cttcatcatcacctgacAACACAGGCGTCATAGCTGCCTCTGCAGTAGTAGCCATTCTGCTGATGGTGACGCTAGCTGTTTTACTGTTCCTAAGGATGCGTGAGCGTACCAATTCTCAGAGACAGGACTCAAGTAGTCCTGAGGCTCATACAGGCCTTACAAATGATCTGTATGAAACT GATCATGTTGTTTTACCTTCGATCTATAACCCG GAGCATGAGCGGGGGGTGTGA
- the LOC131369261 gene encoding glutamine synthetase-like, translated as MSNALSVSSQLNKVLRSHYLSLPQGGLCQVTYVWIDGSGEGLRSKTRTLESEPSSTEDIPEWNFDGSSTNQSETADSDMILVPVSIFRDPFTLDPNKLVFCEVLKNDRKPAETNHRHVCKKIMEKVKDFRPWFGMEQEYTLLGIDGHPYSWPSNGYPKPQGLYYCGVGADRAYGRDIVECHYKACIYAGIKICGANAEVKPSQWEFQVGPCEGIVAGDHLWMARFLLHRVCEDFGVVATLDPKPIPGNWNGAGCHTNFSTEATRAEGGLEHMEKIIEKLRAHHVQHIRISDPHGGHDNQRRLTGFNETSNIHEFSAAVASRRVSIRIPLNVSQDKRGYLEDRRPAANCDPYAVTSAIARTCLMEDEVEDLLSDLDINDLE; from the exons ATGTCGAACGCCTTGTCTGTCAGCTCGCAACTAAATAAGGTGCTGCGCTCCCACTACCTCAGCCTTCCTCAGGGAGGTCTCTGTCAGGTCACCTATGTTTGGATCGATGGCTCTGGGGAGGGCCTTCGGAGCAAAACCCGAACCTTGGAGTCTGAACCCAGCAGCACTGAGG ATATTCCAGAGTGGAACTTTGATGGCTCTAGCACAAACCAGTCTGAGACTGCTGACAGTGACATGATCCTGGTTCCAGTAAGTATATTCAGAGACCCTTTCACTCTGGACCCCAACAAACTGGTGTTCTGTGAGGTGCTCAAGAACGACCGCAAACCTGCAG AGACTAATCATCGGCATGTCTGTAAGAAAATCATGGAGAAGGTGAAGGATTTCCGACCGTGGTTTGGGATGGAGCAGGAGTATACTCTGCTGGGAATAGATGGACATCCTTACTCCTGGCCATCAAACGGATACCCCAAACCCCAGG GTCTATATTATTGTGGAGTGGGTGCAGATAGGGCCTATGGCAGAGACATTGTAGAGTGCCACTATAAAGCGTGCATTTATGCAGGCATCAAAATTTGTGGTGCCAATGCTGAGGTGAAGCCCTCTCAG TGGGAGTTCCAGGTGGGTCCGTGTGAAGGAATTGTAGCAGGAGATCACCTGTGGATGGCGCGTTTCCTGTTGCACAGAGTGTGTGAAGATTTTGGTGTAGTTGCCACTCTGGACCCCAAACCCATCCCGGGGAACTGGAACGGAGCAGGCTGCCACACTAACTTCAGCACTGAGGCTACTAGAGCGGAAGGAGGGCTGGA GCATATGGAGAAGATCATTGAAAAATTGCGCGCACATCATGTCCAGCACATCCGAATCTCAGATCCTCATGGTGGTCATGACAACCAGAGGAGACTCACAGGCTTTAATGAGACCTCCAACATCCATGAGTTCTCAGCTGCTGTGGCTAGTCGTAGAGTCAGCATCCGCATTCCCCTGAATGTTAGCCAGGACAAGCGTGGATATTTGGAGGATCGCCGGCCTGCCGCCAACTGTGACCCATATGCTGTGACCAGTGCTATTGCTCGCACCTGCCTAATGGAGGATGAGGTGGAAGATCTCCTGAGTGATCTGGATATTAACGATTTGGAGTAA
- the LOC131369145 gene encoding glutamine synthetase-like produces the protein MVAEDKMDSWSGGWFMESWWVHVKEAVAGAHLWMAHYLLHRVCEGFGVIVTLDPKPIPGNWKGAGCHTNFSTEATRAEGGLEYIEKMIEKLRPHHIHHIRISDPHGGQDNQRRLTGFNKTSNEFSAAVASPGVSIRIPLNVSQNKHGYLEDRRPAANCDPYAVTGAIARTCLMEDKEEDLLSDLDINNLD, from the exons ATGGTTGCTGAGGACAAGATGGATTCCTGGAGTGGTGGCTGGTTTATGGAGTCATG GTGGGTCCATGTGAAGGAAGCTGTAGCAGGAGCTCACCTTTGGATGGCGCACTACCTACTGCACAGAGTGTGTGAAGGCTTTGGTGTAATCGTCACTCTGGACCCCAAACCCATCCCAGGAAACTGGAAAGGAGCTGGCTGCCACACTAACTTCAGCACTGAGGCTACTAGAGCAGAAGGAGGGCTGGA GTATATTGAGAAGATGATAGAAAAATTGCGTCCACATCATATCCACCACATCAGAATCTCAGATCCTCATGGTGGACAGGACAATCAGAGGAGACTCACAGGATTTAACAAGACCTCAAATGAGTTCTCAGCTGCTGTGGCTAGTCCTGGAGTCAGCATTCGCATCCCCCTGAATGTTAGCCAGAACAAGCATGGATATTTGGAGGATCGCCGGCCTGCCGCTAACTGTGACCCATATGCTGTGACTGGTGCTATTGCTCGGACCTGCCTGATGGAGGACAAGGAGGAAGATCTCCTGAGTGATCTGGACATTAACAATTTGGACTAA